In the Ruminococcus sp. OA3 genome, one interval contains:
- a CDS encoding Gfo/Idh/MocA family oxidoreductase, which produces MYLKYGMIGGGNGAFIGDVHRRGAFLGGFAKLTAGCFTRNPEKNAEAAEAWNVEDKSRVYASYKEMAEMESSREDGIDFVAITTPNDTHYDIAKTFLEKGIHVICDKPVTSTVEQAKELEKLAKENNLCFAVTYSYHGYAMVRQAREMVEAGKIGDIVYVTTEYPQDWLLLGLRDEETRKKMWRIDPERANGSLCTVDIGTHLESLIHAATGLDITKVLARFDNTVDGLPLETNSNVMLQLSNGASGNLWSSIVAIGHDADVRIRIYGTEGSLEWYHGKQGLLKFARLGEPVQYLAMNRDYNGEQSLGMSHLPAGHPEGYYEAFGNIYEAFCRDVIARKDGATEKQYIYPDIEDGINGVRFVDACVESNANGNVWVEI; this is translated from the coding sequence ATGTATCTGAAGTATGGTATGATAGGCGGGGGTAATGGAGCATTTATCGGAGATGTGCACAGAAGAGGGGCATTTCTTGGAGGATTTGCCAAACTGACGGCTGGATGTTTTACAAGAAATCCGGAAAAAAATGCAGAAGCTGCGGAAGCGTGGAATGTGGAGGATAAGAGCCGCGTGTATGCCAGTTATAAGGAAATGGCAGAAATGGAAAGTTCCCGCGAGGATGGCATTGATTTTGTTGCAATTACGACACCGAACGATACGCACTATGACATTGCGAAAACGTTTCTTGAGAAAGGAATCCACGTAATATGTGACAAACCGGTCACATCGACGGTTGAACAGGCGAAGGAATTGGAAAAACTGGCAAAGGAAAACAATCTTTGTTTTGCGGTTACTTATTCATATCATGGATATGCGATGGTTCGCCAGGCCAGAGAGATGGTCGAAGCGGGAAAAATAGGAGATATCGTATACGTGACAACCGAGTATCCGCAGGATTGGCTGCTTCTGGGACTGCGCGATGAAGAGACCCGTAAAAAGATGTGGCGGATTGATCCTGAGAGAGCGAATGGCTCACTGTGTACAGTGGATATCGGGACACATCTGGAGTCCTTGATCCATGCAGCAACAGGGCTTGATATTACGAAAGTACTGGCCCGGTTTGACAATACAGTTGATGGATTGCCGCTTGAGACGAACAGTAATGTGATGCTGCAGCTCAGCAACGGGGCTTCTGGAAATCTCTGGTCTTCCATCGTAGCTATCGGTCATGATGCAGATGTTCGCATCCGTATCTACGGAACAGAAGGAAGTCTTGAGTGGTATCACGGCAAACAGGGACTGCTGAAATTTGCACGTCTTGGTGAGCCTGTTCAGTATCTGGCTATGAACCGTGATTACAATGGTGAACAGAGCCTCGGCATGTCACATTTGCCGGCTGGTCATCCAGAAGGATATTACGAGGCGTTTGGAAACATCTATGAGGCGTTCTGCCGGGATGTCATTGCAAGAAAAGATGGAGCAACAGAAAAGCAATACATTTATCCGGACATTGAGGACGGTATTAACGGTGTTCGCTTTGTTGATGCCTGTGTTGAGAGTAATGCAAACGGAAATGTATGGGTGGAGATCTGA